A region of Argentina anserina chromosome 5, drPotAnse1.1, whole genome shotgun sequence DNA encodes the following proteins:
- the LOC126794435 gene encoding probable LRR receptor-like serine/threonine-protein kinase At1g12460 has protein sequence MRKLHTFCLSHALLCFLCFYIGIIAIQSVTEKEILLHFKGNVTNDPHNSLGSWIVGGNPCQDFSGVFCNTDGFVDKIVLWNTSIAGVLPPALAELKSLRVLTLFGNRFVGNLPQEYADIQTLWKINVSSNALSGLIPEFIGDLPNIRLLDLSRNGFTGEIPTALFKSCNKTKFISLSHNSLQGKIPESLVNCLNLEGFDFSSNNLSGGVPLRICDIPRLDFVSVRSNVLSGTVVQQLSACKSLKLLDLGSNLFTGEAPFEIVGLSNLSYFNVSHNQFNGKIPEITSCSETMEYLDASWNNLEGVVPLSIAKCKSLKVLELGFNRLTGSIPEVLGDLDRLLVIQLCNNSLSGMIPKTLTNIQLLQVLDLHNLNLVGEIPNDISNCMFLRELDVSGNALQGEIPQKLYNMTYLEILDLHKNQLNGSIPQELGNLSRLQFLDLSQNFLTGLIPSSLRNLSKLTYLNLSSNDLSGIIPKEVQDYGPLAFINNPYLCGAPLDQPCLNGNGTGISTSKKPKALRLSAIIAIVAAALILAGVCLVFIMNIIARRKKIDDVTMVVESTPLGSTDSNVIIGKLVLFSKSLPSRYEDWESGTKALLDKECIIGGGSLGTVYRTTFEGGISIAVKKLETLGRVRNQEEFEQEIGRLGNLRHSNLVAFQGYYWSSTMQLMLSEFVPNGNLYDNLHGLHYPGTSSSIGNSELYWSRRYKIALGTAKAIAYLHHDCRPPLLHLNIKSTNILLDENYEAKLSDYGLGKLLPILDNHGLTKYHNAVGYVAPELAQSLRLSEKCDVYSFGVILLELVTGRKPVESTENQVVVLCEYVRGLLEGGFASNCFDRSLRGFVENDLIQVMKLGLICTSELPSRRPSMAEVVQFLESIRNGSES, from the exons ATGAGAAAGCTTCATACTTTTTGTCTTTCTCATGCTCTTTTGtgctttctttgtttctatatTGGAATCATTGCTATTCAATCAGTAACTGAGAAAGAGATTCTGCTTCATTTTAAAGGAAATGTAACTAATGATCCTCACAATAGCTTAGGGTCATGGATTGTTGGTGGAAATCCTTGCCAGGATTTTAGTGGTGTGTTCTGTAACACTGATGGGTTTGTAGATAAGATAGTTCTCTGGAATACTAGTATAGCGGGAGTGTTGCCCCCTGCTTTAGCCGAGTTGAAGTCATTGAGGGTTTTGACATTGTTTGGGAACAGGTTTGTGGGAAATTTACCACAAGAGTATGCTGATATTCAAACCTTGTGGAAAATTAATGTTAGCTCAAATGCGTTATCTGGGTTGATACCTGAGTTTATAGGTGATTTGCCAAACATTAGGCTTCTGGATTTGTCAAGGAATGGTTTTACTGGGGAGATTCCAACAGCTTTATTTAAGAGCTGTAACAAAACCAAGTTCATTTCTTTGTCACATAACAGTCTTCAGGGTAAAATTCCAGAATCATTGGTTAATTGCTTGAATCTTGAAGGGTTTGACTTCTCTTCCAACAACCTCAGTGGTGGGGTTCCTTTGAGAATATGTGATATTCCAAGATTAGATTTTGTATCAGTGAGAAGCAATGTGTTATCAGGGACTGTTGTGCAGCAGCTTTCAGCTTGTAAGAGCTTGAAACTACTGGATCTTGGTAGCAATTTGTTTACTGGTGAAGCGCCATTTGAGATTGTTGGATTAAGCAATCTTTCATATTTCAATGTGTCTCATAATCAGTTTAATGGGAAGATTCCTGAGATCACATCTTGTAGTGAGACAATGGAGTATTTGGATGCTTCGTGGAATAATTTGGAAGGAGTGGTTCCTTTGAGCATTGCAAAATGTAAAAGTCTCAAGGTTTTAGAGTTGGGATTTAACAGACTGACTGGGAGCATCCCGGAGGTGCTTGGGGACCTGGATAGGCTTTTGGTGATTCAGTTATGCAATAATTCACTAAGTGGAATGATTCCAAAGACGTTGACAAACATTCAGCTGCTTCAGGTTTTGGATTTGCACAATCTCAACCTTGTTGGTGAAATTCCCAATGATATAAGCAATTGCATGTTTCTTCGAGAGCT GGATGTCTCTGGTAATGCTTTACAAGGAGAGATACCTCAGAAGCTTTACAACATGACTTACCTAGAAATCCTTGACCTGCATAAAAATCAGCTCAATGGAAGCATCCCACAAGAGCTTGGAAACCTGTCCAGATTACAATTCCTGGATTTGTCACAAAATTTTCTTACTGGCTTGATTCCTTCTTCTCTCAGAAATCTATCAAAATTGACCTATTTAAACCTCTCCTCCAATGATCTATCAGGCATTATCCCCAAAGAAGTCCAAGATTATGGCCCCTTGGCTTTCATTAACAATCCCTATCTGTGTGGTGCCCCCCTGGACCAGCCTTGCTTAAATGGTAATGGTACTGGAATTTCTACTTCAAAGAAACCCAAGGCTCTTAGGTTGTCTGccatcattgcaattgttgctGCTGCACTGATTCTTGCTGGAGTTTGTCTTGTATTCATAATGAACATCATAGCTCGCAGAAAGAAGATAGATGATGTGACAATGGTCGTTGAGAGCACACCACTTGGTTCAACTGATTCAAATGTCATTATTGGGAAGTTGGTTCTCTTCAGCAAAAGTTTGCCCTCAAGATATGAAGACTGGGAATCAGGCACAAAAGCTTTGCTTGACAAAGAATGTATAATAGGTGGTGGATCCCTTGGTACTGTCTACAGAACTACTTTCGAAGGTGGCATCTCAATTGCAGTGAAGAAGCTTGAGACTCTAGGAAGGGTCAGAAACCAAGAGGAATTTGAGCAAGAAATTGGACGACTGGGGAACCTTCGGCATTCCAATTTAGTAGCGTTTCAAGGTTACTACTGGTCCTCAACAATGCAGTTAATGCTATCAGAGTTTGTCCCAAATGGAAACCTGTATGACAATCTACATGGTCTTCATTACCCTGGAACAAGCTCTAGCATTGGGAATAGTGAACTCTATTGGTCTCGGAGATATAAGATTGCTCTTGGAACAGCAAAAGCTATTGCCTACCTTCACCATGACTGTAGACCTCCTCTTCTCCATCTCAACATCAAATCCACCAACATACTCTTAGATGAAAACTATGAGGCCAAGTTGTCTGATTATGGACTAGGAAAGTTGCTTCCCATTTTGGATAATCATGGTTTAACCAAATACCACAATGCTGTAGGGTATGTTGCACCAGAGTTGGCTCAGAGTTTAAGACTAAGTGAGAAATGTGATGTGTATAGCTTTGGAGTAATTCTTTTGGAGTTGGTGACAGGAAGAAAACCAGTGGAGAGTACAGAAAATCAGGTTGTGGTATTATGTGAATATGTTAGGGGCTTATTGGAGGGTGGCTTTGCTTCAAATTGCTTTGATAGAAGCTTGAGGGGTTTTGTAGAGAATGATCTGATTCAGGTTATGAAGTTGGGATTGATTTGTACATCTGAGCTCCCTTCAAGAAGACCAAGCATGGCTGAAGTTGTTCAGTTTCTTGAGTCCATCAGAAATGGGTCAGAATCATAG